GCGTGGCGACCCTTCGCGACCAGTTCCGCGATGTTGAGGATGACAGTGCGCGCTTTGCGCTGATGAGTTGGTTTTTTGAGGAAAACCTTGCCGAATTTGCGCCCTATAAGGACGAGCAAGCCCGTGAGGGGTTTCAGATTGTTGGCACCTCAGGGACGGTGACGACGGTGGCGGCCTCGCATTTGGGGTTGAAGCGCTATGACCGGACCAAGGTGGACGGGCTGCGCATGACCAGCGATCAGATCGACCGGGTGATCACCGGCTATCTCAAGCTCGGCCCCGCCGGGCGGCGGCGTGATCCGCGGATTGGACAGGACCGGCAGGCGTTGATCATGTCGGGGTCGGCGATTTTGCAGGCTTGCTGCGCTGTTGGCCGACCGACCGGCTGAGCGTGGCGGACCGGGGCTTGCGCGAGGGGTTGCTTTATTCCCAGATGAGCGCCGATGGGGTTCTGGAAGACGGGCCGTTCTGATGGGGGGCGGGCATGGCGTTTGAGACCTGGCTGTGGTTTGCGATAATTTACGCCGCGTTTTCAGCCATACCGGGGCCTTCGGTGCTGGCGGTGGTCGGGCAAACGCTGGCGCATGGGGTGGCCAACGGGCTGCGCTGTGTTGTCGGCGATCTGGCGGGGGGCGTGATCATGGTCAGCCTCGGGTTTGCCGGGCTTGGGGCGATCCTTGCGGCGTCTGACGCAGGCTTTCAGGCGGTGAAATGGGTTGGCACGCTTTATCTGGTTTGGCTGGGGCTGCATCAACTCTGGCACGCGGGGCGCAACAAGAAGGAGACGCCGCGCGGCTTTGTTTCGGGCTTTGTGATTGGCATCGTAAACCCCAAGGCCAACGCGTTTTTCATCGCCTTCACGGCGCAGTTTATTGATCCGGCCCTGCCCGGATTGCCGCAGTTCCTGATCCTTGGGGCGACCTCGATGGGGATGGCCGGTATCGTGCTGTGTTGTTATGTGGCGGGGGCCGGGTATCTGCGGCGGTTGTTGTTTACGGCAAAGGCGCGTAAACGCACCGATCAGCTTGGCGGCACTGTGCTCGTCGGCAGCGGGGTTGCGCTTGGTTTGCGCGGCTAGGAGTTAGGGCGTCATGGTAAAGAAACCAACAGAC
This genomic window from Rhodobacteraceae bacterium D3-12 contains:
- a CDS encoding LysE family translocator, with protein sequence MAFETWLWFAIIYAAFSAIPGPSVLAVVGQTLAHGVANGLRCVVGDLAGGVIMVSLGFAGLGAILAASDAGFQAVKWVGTLYLVWLGLHQLWHAGRNKKETPRGFVSGFVIGIVNPKANAFFIAFTAQFIDPALPGLPQFLILGATSMGMAGIVLCCYVAGAGYLRRLLFTAKARKRTDQLGGTVLVGSGVALGLRG